A genomic stretch from Helianthus annuus cultivar XRQ/B chromosome 1, HanXRQr2.0-SUNRISE, whole genome shotgun sequence includes:
- the LOC110868581 gene encoding protein NRT1/ PTR FAMILY 8.1, with protein sequence MAEIVNTTTKVDTEEDTYTKDGTVDYKNNPANRNTTGTWKACPFILGNECCERLAYYGMSTNLVLYFKNNLHEHSATASRNVSNWQGTCYFTPLIGAFLADAYLGRYWTIAMFSIIYVMGMTLLTIAAAVPGLKPTCVSKEDCHPTGTGVAVTFLALYLVALGTGGIKPCVSSYGADQFDDADEEEKKHKSSFFNWFYFSINIGALIAASLLVWIQDNVGWGWGFGIPAVAMAVAVVSFFSGTRLYRNQKPGGSPLTRIFQVVVASWRKRRVRVPDDKSLLYETADTKSTIEGSRKLDHTKDFSFLDKAAMELQSDRAKGSINPWRLCTVTQVEELKSIIKLLPIWATGIIFSAVYSQMSSLFVLQGNTMDLTINKFEIPAASLSIFDTLSVIFWVPVYDRAIVPLARKYTGHKSGLTQLQRMGVGLVISIFAMLSAGILEVVRLGIVKRNNYYDVKHIPMSVLWQVPQYFLIGCAEVFTFIGQLEFFYDQAPDSMRSLCSALSLTTNAFGNYLSSLLVTVVTATSTKGGKPGWIPDNLNRGELQNFFWLLSGLSVVNFGVYLVVAKWYTYKRAVGTLR encoded by the exons ATGGCAGAAATTGTAAATACCACAACTAAGGTTGATACAGAAGAAGATACATACACTAAAGATGGAACTGTTGATTACAAAAACAACCCTGCTAACAGGAACACTACAGGAACCTGGAAGGCCTGCCCTTTTATTCTTG GAAACGAGTGTTGTGAACGATTGGCATACTATGGAATGAGTACAAATCTGGTACTTtatttcaaaaacaacctccatgagcATAGTGCTACTGCCTCAAGAAACGTCTCAAATTGGCAGGGAACGTGTTATTTCACACCGTTAATTGGGGCGTTTCTTGCTGATGCTTATCTAGGCAGATACTGGACCATTGCTATGTTCTCAATCATCTATGTAATG GGTATGACTTTATTGACAATAGCCGCAGCTGTTCCTGGATTAAAGCCAACTTGCGTGTCAAAAgaggattgccatccgaccggtACAGGCGTTGCAGTCACATTTTTAGCGCTTTATCTAGTGGCCCTCGGAACCGGTGGGATCAAACCATGTGTCTCATCCTACGGTGCAGATCAGTTTGACGACGCCGATGAGGAGGAGAAGAAGCACAAGAGTTCTTTCTTCAATTGGTTTTATTTCTCAATCAATATTGGTGCATTGATTGCTGCATCTCTTCTCGTTTGGATCCAAGATAATGTGGGTTGGGGTTGGGGGTTTGGTATCCCGGCTGTAGCCATGGCTGTAGCGGTGGTATCGTTCTTTTCAGGAACCCGGTTGTACCGGAATCAGAAACCGGGAGGGAGCCCGTTGACCCGTATTTTCCAGGTTGTTGTTGCTTCATGGAGAAAACGTAGGGTTCGCGTGCCTGATGATAAGTCTCTTTTGTATGAGACTGCGGATACTAAGTCTACGATTGAGGGAAGCCGCAAGCTTGATCACACCAAGgattttag TTTCTTGGACAAAGCAGCTATGGAGTTACAATCGGATCGTGCGAAAGGATCCATCAACCCATGGCGGCTTTGCACGGTAACCCAGGTGGAGGAACTCAAATCCATCATCAAACTACTTCCGATATGGGCCACCGGTATCATCTTCAGTGCCGTCTACAGTCAAATGAGCTCCCTATTCGTTCTTCAAGGAAATACCATGGACTTAACAATCAACAAGTTTGAAATCCCGGCAGCATCACTCAGCATTTTCGACACACTTAGCGTAATCTTCTGGGTCCCAGTCTACGACCGGGCCATTGTCCCCTTGGCCCGGAAATACACGGGCCACAAATCGGGTCTCACCCAGCTCCAACGAATGGGTGTAGGTTTAGTCATCTCAATATTTGCAATGCTATCAGCCGGGATTCTAGAAGTCGTCAGGCTCGGGATTGTTAAAAGAAACAATTATTATGATGTGAAGCACATTCCAATGTCGGTTTTATGGCAGGTCCCGCAGTATTTCTTGATTGGTTGTGCCGAAGTCTTTACATTTATTGGACAACTGGAGTTCTTTTATGATCAAGCACCGGATTCTATGAGGAGTTTGTGTTCGGCTTTATCGCTTACAACCAATGCTTTCGGGAATTACTTGAGTTCGTTGTTGGTGACAGTCGTGACGGCGACTAGTACTAAAGGAGGCAAACCCGGGTGGATACCGGATAATTTGAACCGCGGGGAATTGCAGAACTTTTTCTGGCTTTTGAGTGGTTTGAGTGTTGTTAATTTCGGGGTTTATCTTGTTGTGGCTAAGTGGTACACTTATAAGCGCGCTGTCGGGACTCTTCGTTAG